The following proteins are co-located in the Diaphorobacter sp. HDW4B genome:
- a CDS encoding DNA-3-methyladenine glycosylase, giving the protein MATIKKTGDDDSAPNLQPPSYWQEACKHLMKKDRVMRRLIPDLGNVSLTLRGDAFTTLARSIVGQQVAVASAQRVWEKFAQLPTEMTPGNVLLLKVDDMRAAGLSARKVEYLVDLALHFDSGRLHVGEWDGMSDETIVAELVAIRGISRWTADMFLLFHLGRPNVLALDDPTLLQGISNQYFSGEPVSRSDAREVAEAWKPWCSVASWYIWRSLAPMPVQC; this is encoded by the coding sequence ATGGCGACGATCAAAAAAACCGGCGACGACGACAGTGCGCCGAATCTGCAGCCGCCCAGTTACTGGCAGGAGGCCTGCAAGCACCTGATGAAGAAGGACCGCGTCATGCGTCGCCTGATTCCGGATCTGGGCAACGTCTCGCTCACGCTGCGGGGTGACGCGTTCACCACGCTGGCGCGCAGCATCGTCGGTCAACAGGTGGCAGTGGCCTCCGCACAGCGCGTGTGGGAGAAATTCGCCCAGTTGCCGACCGAGATGACGCCCGGCAACGTGCTGCTGCTGAAGGTGGACGACATGCGCGCAGCAGGCCTGTCCGCGCGCAAGGTGGAATATCTGGTTGATCTCGCGCTGCACTTCGACAGCGGTCGCCTGCATGTGGGCGAGTGGGATGGGATGAGCGACGAGACCATCGTCGCCGAGCTGGTCGCCATTCGGGGCATCAGCCGCTGGACTGCGGACATGTTTCTTTTGTTTCATCTCGGCCGCCCGAACGTGCTGGCGCTCGATGACCCTACACTTTTGCAAGGTATCAGCAACCAGTATTTCTCGGGAGAACCCGTCAGTCGCAGCGATGCGCGCGAGGTGGCCGAGGCGTGGAAGCCGTGGTGCAGCGTCGCAAGTTGGTATATTTGGAGATCGCTTGCTCCGATGCCTGTGCAGTGCTGA
- the cysS gene encoding cysteine--tRNA ligase, with amino-acid sequence MSLRIYNTLSRALEEFSPLEAGHVRMYVCGMTVYDLCHLGHARSMVAFDVVQRWLRASGLSVTYVRNITDIDDKIIRRSLENGETIRHLTDRMIDALHQDADALGIERPTHEPRATDYVPQMLDIIGKLEDKGLAYRTESGDVNYAVRKFPGYGKLSGKSLDELHAGERVAVLDGKEDPLDFVLWKSAKPTEPEDAKWNGAYGLGRPGWHIECSAMSCALLGETFDIHAGGADLQFPHHENEIAQSEGATGKQLAKVWMHNGFINVDNEKMSKSLGNFFTIREVLKEYDAETVRFFVVRAHYRSPLNYSDVHLDDARNALKRLYTALSLVPAADIQVDWNDAYAARFRAAMDEDFGTPEAVAVLFDLAGEVNRSKSPEAAGLLKALGGFLGLLQDDPQRFLQAGAGASGLDAAAIEAQIAARAAAKAAKNWAEADRIRKELLEQGIVLKDSAAGTTWEAAQ; translated from the coding sequence ATGAGCTTGCGAATCTACAACACGCTGTCGCGTGCGCTGGAGGAGTTTTCCCCGTTGGAAGCTGGTCACGTGCGCATGTACGTGTGCGGCATGACGGTGTACGACCTGTGCCACCTGGGCCATGCCCGTTCCATGGTGGCGTTCGACGTGGTGCAACGCTGGTTGCGCGCCAGCGGTCTGAGCGTGACTTACGTGCGCAACATCACCGACATCGACGACAAGATCATCCGCCGCTCGCTTGAGAACGGCGAGACGATCCGCCATCTGACCGATCGCATGATCGATGCGCTGCATCAGGATGCCGACGCCCTCGGCATCGAACGCCCGACCCACGAGCCGCGCGCTACCGACTATGTGCCGCAGATGCTGGACATCATCGGCAAGCTCGAAGACAAGGGCTTGGCCTACCGCACCGAAAGCGGCGATGTGAACTACGCCGTGCGCAAGTTCCCCGGCTACGGCAAGCTCTCGGGCAAGTCGCTGGATGAGCTGCACGCTGGCGAGCGGGTGGCCGTGCTCGACGGCAAGGAAGACCCGCTCGACTTCGTGCTCTGGAAGAGCGCCAAGCCGACCGAGCCCGAAGATGCCAAGTGGAATGGCGCGTATGGCCTCGGTCGTCCGGGCTGGCATATCGAATGCTCGGCCATGAGTTGCGCTCTGCTGGGCGAGACCTTCGACATCCACGCCGGGGGTGCCGATCTGCAGTTCCCTCACCACGAAAACGAAATCGCACAGAGCGAAGGCGCAACCGGCAAGCAGCTCGCCAAGGTGTGGATGCACAACGGCTTCATCAACGTGGACAACGAGAAGATGTCCAAGTCGCTGGGCAACTTCTTCACCATCCGCGAGGTGCTCAAGGAATACGATGCCGAGACCGTGCGTTTCTTCGTCGTGCGCGCGCACTACCGCAGCCCGCTGAACTACAGCGATGTGCATCTGGACGACGCGCGCAATGCGCTCAAGCGCCTGTATACGGCGCTGAGTCTGGTGCCTGCCGCCGACATTCAGGTGGACTGGAACGATGCCTACGCCGCGCGTTTCCGCGCTGCCATGGATGAAGACTTCGGCACGCCCGAAGCCGTGGCCGTGCTGTTCGATCTGGCCGGCGAAGTCAATCGCAGCAAGTCGCCCGAGGCGGCTGGTCTGCTCAAGGCGTTGGGTGGTTTTCTGGGGCTGCTGCAGGACGACCCGCAGCGCTTTCTGCAGGCAGGCGCGGGTGCGTCCGGCCTGGATGCCGCGGCCATCGAGGCGCAGATTGCTGCGCGTGCCGCTGCCAAGGCGGCCAAGAACTGGGCCGAGGCCGATCGCATCCGCAAGGAGTTGCTGGAGCAGGGCATTGTCCTCAAGGACTCCGCCGCCGGCACCACTTGGGAGGCGGCTCAGTGA